From Rhododendron vialii isolate Sample 1 chromosome 10a, ASM3025357v1, the proteins below share one genomic window:
- the LOC131303431 gene encoding uncharacterized protein LOC131303431 yields MHRTWNPWLHLGRTLTRSPGVNSDKQITHSVSNPGSFIPVE; encoded by the coding sequence ATGCACCGGACGTGGAATCCGTGGTTACACTTAGGCAGGACCTTGACTCGCTCTCCGGGCGTGAACTCCGATAAGCAAATCACGCACTCGGTGTCCAATCCTGGTAGTTTCATCCCCGTTGAGTAG